A region of the Pseudomonas asiatica genome:
CGAGGCCCTGCCCAAGCAGCTACAGGACGAACTGGCCCTCTACGACCGCAGCGACGTACAGCAAACCTTCGTTCGCCATGCTGGCGACCTGGCCGAAACCACCCTGCTGGTCGAAGGCATAAGCTGCGCCGCCTGCGGCTGGCTGATCGAAAAGCACCTGCGCAACCTGCCCGGCGTCGCCGAGGCGCGCCTGAACCTGTCCAACCACCGCCTGCTGCTGAACTGGCATGACCAGCAACTGCCGCTCTCGCGCCTGCTCGCCGAGCTGCGCCAGATCGGCTACGCCGCCCACCCCTATCAGCCCGACCAGGCCGCCGAGCAACTGGCCCGCGAGAACCGCAGCGCCCTGCGCCGCCTGGGCGTGGCCGGGCTGCTGTGGTTCCAGGCGATGATGGCAACCATGGCCACCTGGCCGGAATTCAACATCGACCTGTCGCCCGAACTGCACACCATCCTGCGCTGGGTGGCGCTGTTCCTCACCATCCCCATCGTGTTCTACAGCTGCGCACCGTTCTTCAAGGGCGCGGCACGCGACCTGCGTACCCGCCACCTGACCATGGACGTTTCGGTGTCGCTGGCCATTGGCCTGGCCTTCGGCGCCGGCATCTGGACCGCCATCACCGGCAGCGGCGAGCTGTATTTCGACACCGTGGGCATGTTCGCGCTGTTCCTGCTCACCGGCCGCTACCTGGAGCGCCGCGCCCGCGAACGCACCGCCGCGGCCACTGCGCAGCTGGTCAACCTGCTGCCGGCCTCGTGCCTGCGCCTGGACGCCGTCGGCCGCAGCGAGCGCATCCTGCTCAGCGAACTGCAGCGCGGTGACACGGTGCAGGTGCTGCCAGGCGCGGTAATCCCCGCCGACGGGCGCATCGTCGAAGGCCGCTCCAGCGTCGATGAATCGTTGCTGACCGGTGAATACCTGCCGCAACCACGGCGGGTCGGCGAGCGGGTCACCGGCGGCACCCTGAACGTCGAAAGCACCCTGAACGTGGAAGTCGAAGCCCTCGGCCACGACTCGCGGTTGTCGGCAATCGTCCGCCTGCTGGAACGCGCCCAGACCGAAAAACCACGCCTGGCCGAAATCGCCGACCGGGCCTCGCAGTGGTTCCTGCTGTTCTCGCTGCTGGCCGCTGCGGCCATCGGCCTGTGGTGGTGGCACCTGGACCCGGCGCGGGCGTTCTGGATCGTGCTGGCCATGCTGGTAGCGACCTGCCCTTGCGCGCTGTCCCTGGCAACGCCAACGGCGCTTACTGCGGCCACCGGCACCTTGCACAAGCTCGGCCTGCTGGTCACCCGTGGCCATGTGCTGGAAGGCCTGAACCAGATCGACACGGTGATTTTCGACAAGACCGGCACGCTGACCGAAGGCCGCCTGACCTTGCGCAGCATTCGCCCGCTCGGCAGCCTGCCCGCCGACCGCTGCCTGGCCCTGGCCGCAGCGCTGGAGAACCGCTCCGAACACCCCATCGCCCGTGCCTTCGGCCGCACCGCCACGCCTGCTGACGACGTGCAGACCGTGCCGGGCCTGGGCCTGGAGGGGCTGGTCGAAGGCCAGCGCCTGCGCATTGGCCAGGCCACCTTCGTCTGCGCCCTGAGCGGCGCGGAAATCCCCGGCGTGCCAGAGCCGCGCGGCCAGTGGCTGCTGCTTGGCGACCGTCAGGGCCCACTGGCCTGGTTCGGCCTGGACGACCGCCTGCGCGACGATGCCCCTGCCCTGCTGGCGGCCTGCAAGGCCCGTGGCTGGCGCACGCTGCTGCTGTCGGGCGACAGCTCGCCGATGGTTGCCGAAGTGGCCGCACAGCTGGGCATCGACCAGGCCATCGGCGGCCTGCGCCCGGACGATAAACTGGACCGGCTGAAGGCGCTGCAGGCGGCCGGGCGCAAGGTGCTGATGCTGGGTGACGGGGTCAACGACGTGCCGGTACTGGCCGCCGCCGACATCAGCATCGCCATGGGCAGCGCCACCGACCTGGCCAAGACCAGCGCCGACGCCGTGCTGCTGTCCAACCGCCTGCAGGCGCTGGTACAGGCCTTCGAGCTGGCCCGCCGCACCCGCCGCAACATCCTCGAGAACCTGCTGTGGGCGACCTTGTATAATGGCCTGATGTTGCCGTTCGCCGCGCTTGGCTGGATCACCCCGGTTTGGGCAGCCATCGGCATGTCGGTCAGTTCACTGATCGTGGTACTCAACGCCCTGCGCCTGACCCGCCTGCCCCTGCCATCGGGCCTGCCAGCGAACGAAGCGCCCCTGCCCGGGAGGAAGTCGTCATGCCCGCACTCTATGTCATGATCCCCGCAGCCCTGCTGCTGGTCGGCGTGGCCGTGTACATCTTCTTCTGGGCGGTGGACAGCGGCCAGTACGACGACCTGGAAAGCCCTGCCCACAGCATCCTGTTCGACGACCAGGACCCGCGCCACCAGGCGGCGGTGAAGCCTGACGACAACCAGGCCGACACCGACAAGGAACCCCCACCCCGTGCCTGACCTGCTGCCCCTGCTGGGCTCGGCGTTGATCCTCGGCCTGCTCGGCGGCGGCCACTGCCTTGGCATGTGCGGCGGCCTGATGGGTGCGCTGACCCTAGCCATACCACCCGAACAACGTGGCCGGCGCTTGCGCCTGCTGCTGGCGTAC
Encoded here:
- a CDS encoding heavy metal translocating P-type ATPase, with protein sequence MTQPTPCYHCALPVPAGSRFNAVVLGQPRQFCCPGCQAVAESIVAGGLEHYYQHRSDNSANPEALPKQLQDELALYDRSDVQQTFVRHAGDLAETTLLVEGISCAACGWLIEKHLRNLPGVAEARLNLSNHRLLLNWHDQQLPLSRLLAELRQIGYAAHPYQPDQAAEQLARENRSALRRLGVAGLLWFQAMMATMATWPEFNIDLSPELHTILRWVALFLTIPIVFYSCAPFFKGAARDLRTRHLTMDVSVSLAIGLAFGAGIWTAITGSGELYFDTVGMFALFLLTGRYLERRARERTAAATAQLVNLLPASCLRLDAVGRSERILLSELQRGDTVQVLPGAVIPADGRIVEGRSSVDESLLTGEYLPQPRRVGERVTGGTLNVESTLNVEVEALGHDSRLSAIVRLLERAQTEKPRLAEIADRASQWFLLFSLLAAAAIGLWWWHLDPARAFWIVLAMLVATCPCALSLATPTALTAATGTLHKLGLLVTRGHVLEGLNQIDTVIFDKTGTLTEGRLTLRSIRPLGSLPADRCLALAAALENRSEHPIARAFGRTATPADDVQTVPGLGLEGLVEGQRLRIGQATFVCALSGAEIPGVPEPRGQWLLLGDRQGPLAWFGLDDRLRDDAPALLAACKARGWRTLLLSGDSSPMVAEVAAQLGIDQAIGGLRPDDKLDRLKALQAAGRKVLMLGDGVNDVPVLAAADISIAMGSATDLAKTSADAVLLSNRLQALVQAFELARRTRRNILENLLWATLYNGLMLPFAALGWITPVWAAIGMSVSSLIVVLNALRLTRLPLPSGLPANEAPLPGRKSSCPHSMS
- the ccoS gene encoding cbb3-type cytochrome oxidase assembly protein CcoS, whose amino-acid sequence is MPALYVMIPAALLLVGVAVYIFFWAVDSGQYDDLESPAHSILFDDQDPRHQAAVKPDDNQADTDKEPPPRA